A DNA window from Spirochaetales bacterium contains the following coding sequences:
- a CDS encoding thiol-activated cytolysin family protein — protein MKKISLIIIMAAVSIVMAVTGCDSIDPGEPLDHYIDRLGKIEQPPHNADVRAVEELSDDGECRVYSYRVELGFNELFSLDPENMVIWPGSLIDGATIKTGQYRPIMAERKPLTISCSIKNTGESVAATMTSPCLSESREKLNEIIFRNRDVPLASYMNYTCHEIYDREHLLREFGIHADASFLGIFKSWIDDIYHWESYRMKTKILYKFIQVYYDCAIDIPITPEDFFADSVTAEDLHRQISGLVSPGYVAKINYGRMALFFIESEEDVETVTNAFEAGFKAAAGPFGHGGAEVTISTEDQDVINRCTIKAVIIGGDSQSAAAAVVDPLEFANYLTDVRNHTVSTPVSPLSYQVNYLCDNTVMQMVCNSEKKVTVCGGDGEPDPTTAPLKTNYKLIVTSQQDSSGSNPVSGWCSPGLPASGTNRFSINATILLKYTSIANTTYPVVYKLPDKGQTGEYTFVFPDEAHIADGYFDISVHKNTTSTACGGSSSSTLVYSKNIPVTQTGEEFSFSFKQPVNNVIKTFHYTLRIEPVY, from the coding sequence ATGAAGAAAATATCTTTGATAATCATAATGGCTGCCGTATCCATCGTGATGGCGGTAACGGGCTGCGACAGTATCGATCCGGGCGAACCGCTCGATCATTATATCGACAGGCTTGGAAAAATCGAACAGCCGCCGCATAACGCGGATGTCCGGGCTGTCGAAGAATTATCCGATGACGGTGAGTGCAGGGTCTATTCCTACCGGGTCGAACTCGGTTTCAACGAGCTTTTCTCACTCGATCCCGAGAATATGGTCATCTGGCCCGGGTCCCTCATCGACGGGGCAACGATCAAAACAGGCCAGTACCGGCCGATCATGGCCGAGCGGAAACCGTTGACCATCTCGTGTTCGATTAAAAACACGGGGGAATCCGTTGCGGCGACAATGACGTCTCCATGCCTTTCAGAATCACGGGAAAAGCTGAATGAAATTATTTTCAGAAACAGGGATGTCCCTTTGGCATCGTATATGAATTATACCTGCCATGAAATCTATGACAGAGAGCATCTTCTGCGCGAGTTCGGAATCCACGCTGACGCATCGTTTTTGGGCATATTCAAATCATGGATCGACGATATCTACCATTGGGAAAGCTACCGCATGAAAACGAAGATCCTGTACAAATTCATCCAGGTCTACTATGACTGCGCCATCGATATTCCGATAACCCCTGAAGACTTTTTTGCCGATTCGGTGACCGCCGAGGACCTGCACCGGCAGATTTCGGGCCTGGTCTCGCCCGGATATGTCGCGAAGATCAATTACGGACGGATGGCCCTTTTCTTCATCGAGTCCGAAGAGGATGTCGAAACCGTGACGAACGCATTCGAGGCCGGATTCAAAGCGGCAGCAGGTCCCTTCGGTCACGGCGGTGCTGAAGTTACTATTTCAACTGAAGATCAGGACGTGATCAACCGCTGCACGATCAAGGCGGTGATTATCGGGGGTGACAGCCAGAGCGCCGCCGCGGCGGTCGTTGACCCCCTCGAGTTCGCCAATTACCTCACGGATGTCCGAAACCACACGGTAAGCACGCCCGTTTCACCGTTGAGCTACCAGGTGAATTACCTCTGCGACAACACGGTCATGCAGATGGTCTGCAACAGCGAAAAAAAGGTCACGGTATGCGGGGGAGACGGAGAACCTGATCCGACGACGGCGCCGCTGAAAACAAATTATAAACTGATTGTGACAAGTCAACAGGATAGCAGCGGGAGTAATCCGGTGAGTGGTTGGTGCTCACCTGGCCTACCGGCATCGGGTACAAACAGGTTTTCAATCAACGCAACCATACTATTGAAGTACACCTCTATTGCGAACACGACATATCCTGTCGTTTATAAGCTTCCCGATAAGGGTCAAACCGGTGAATATACTTTTGTATTTCCGGATGAGGCACATATCGCGGACGGCTACTTCGATATCAGTGTTCATAAAAACACCACATCTACCGCCTGCGGAGGCAGCAGCAGTTCCACTTTAGTATATTCAAAAAACATACCGGTGACACAGACAGGTGAAGAGTTTTCTTTTTCTTTCAAGCAACCAGTAAACAATGTCATTAAAACCTTCCACTACACCTTAAGGATCGAACCGGTGTACTAG
- a CDS encoding sigma-70 family RNA polymerase sigma factor, with translation MEFTHDFIRQLKAGKKEAFERLYELTWASLLGFIQFKLRGNRETSEDILSEVYYDAMLYAGTLTAAHNLMSWLYRIARSKIVDYYRKMKREDALIRVQKTIVREKNILNYFSDSPSSEVLRREEDLILRIGLSRLSSGYREVLRLKYEEKKSVTELARAAGKTEKSIESLLFRARRKLEEELRRAMKEKIYEIREGGEINAGKSA, from the coding sequence ATGGAGTTTACGCATGATTTCATACGACAACTCAAGGCCGGAAAAAAAGAGGCATTCGAACGGCTTTACGAACTCACCTGGGCTTCGCTTCTTGGCTTCATACAGTTCAAACTGCGTGGAAACCGGGAAACCTCGGAGGATATCCTTTCCGAGGTCTACTACGACGCCATGCTCTATGCCGGAACGCTGACCGCCGCCCACAACCTGATGTCCTGGCTTTACCGGATCGCGCGATCGAAGATCGTCGATTATTACCGGAAGATGAAGCGTGAAGACGCTTTGATACGGGTCCAGAAAACGATCGTGCGTGAGAAGAATATTCTCAACTATTTTTCCGATTCGCCTTCATCCGAGGTTCTCCGGCGGGAAGAAGACCTCATTCTCCGGATCGGGCTTTCACGGCTTTCCTCCGGCTACCGGGAAGTGCTGCGGCTGAAATACGAGGAAAAAAAGAGCGTGACCGAACTCGCGCGGGCAGCAGGAAAAACGGAAAAATCCATCGAATCGCTTCTCTTCAGGGCGAGGCGGAAACTCGAAGAGGAACTGCGCAGGGCAATGAAGGAAAAAATCTATGAGATACGGGAAGGAGGGGAAATCAATGCCGGAAAATCAGCGTGA